The following are encoded in a window of Arthrobacter sp. NicSoilB4 genomic DNA:
- a CDS encoding DUF6328 family protein has product MTESAKGGRNESTIEKLDRNWMELLQELRVLQTGVQILAGFLLTLPFQSRFETLDDFQTTLYLANVALAALTTALILLPVSVHRRLFRLHLRAALVSSADRIAKVALAGVGLLSVGTSALVFDVTAGRTAGLVAGTVLLVVLLILLVYVPSRLRRQAEKGN; this is encoded by the coding sequence ATGACTGAGTCCGCGAAGGGCGGGCGCAATGAGTCCACCATCGAAAAGCTGGACCGCAACTGGATGGAACTGCTGCAGGAACTGCGCGTGCTTCAGACCGGAGTGCAGATCCTGGCGGGCTTCCTGCTGACCCTGCCGTTCCAGTCCAGGTTCGAGACACTGGACGATTTCCAGACCACCCTCTACCTGGCCAACGTGGCGCTGGCCGCGCTCACCACGGCCCTGATCCTGCTGCCCGTGAGTGTGCACCGCCGCCTGTTCCGCCTGCACCTCCGTGCGGCACTGGTGTCCAGCGCGGACAGAATCGCCAAGGTTGCCCTGGCTGGCGTCGGGCTTCTCAGCGTCGGCACCTCCGCGCTGGTCTTCGACGTCACGGCGGGCCGGACAGCAGGCCTGGTTGCCGGAACGGTGCTGCTGGTCGTGCTGCTGATCCTGCTCGTCTACGTGCCCAGCAGGCTCCGCAGGCAGGCCGAAAAGGGGAACTGA
- a CDS encoding SDR family oxidoreductase produces the protein MSQSNNQQDQPRDPRRGYHSGPFPEQVQEQPGLTAPMDPQPDHGEESYEGSGALTGKAALITGGDSGIGKAVAIAFAREGADVAISYLPEEEADAQDTAAWIRKAGRKALLIAGDGRKEDFAIRIVEDALAEFGRLDVVVLNAAYQKNRHSFESLPTEEFDRVFQTNLYSLIWTARAAVPHLKAGASIITTASIQAFNPSPELIDYAMTKAAQVAFTKALARELGPQGIRVNAVAPGPIWTPLIPATEWPEKLPSFGQDTPLQRAGQPAELAPAYVLLASDHGSYISGAVLPVTGGKGL, from the coding sequence ATGAGTCAGTCGAACAATCAGCAGGACCAGCCGCGCGACCCCCGGCGCGGCTACCACTCCGGACCCTTCCCGGAGCAGGTGCAGGAGCAGCCGGGCCTCACCGCGCCGATGGACCCTCAGCCGGACCACGGCGAGGAAAGTTACGAAGGCAGCGGTGCCCTCACGGGGAAGGCGGCGCTGATCACCGGGGGGGACTCCGGGATCGGCAAGGCCGTGGCCATCGCATTCGCCCGTGAGGGGGCGGACGTCGCCATCTCCTATCTGCCGGAGGAGGAAGCCGACGCCCAGGACACTGCTGCGTGGATCCGCAAAGCCGGCCGCAAGGCGCTGCTGATCGCCGGGGACGGGCGCAAGGAGGATTTCGCCATCAGGATCGTCGAAGACGCGCTCGCCGAATTTGGCCGCCTCGACGTCGTTGTGCTGAATGCCGCGTACCAGAAGAACCGCCACAGCTTTGAGTCGCTCCCCACCGAGGAGTTTGACCGCGTCTTCCAGACCAATCTCTACTCGCTGATCTGGACTGCGCGGGCTGCGGTGCCGCACCTGAAGGCTGGCGCGTCAATCATCACGACGGCATCGATCCAGGCGTTCAACCCTTCGCCCGAGCTGATCGACTACGCCATGACCAAGGCCGCTCAGGTCGCGTTCACCAAGGCTCTGGCCCGGGAGCTCGGCCCGCAGGGGATCCGCGTCAACGCCGTGGCCCCCGGACCTATCTGGACGCCGCTGATCCCGGCGACCGAGTGGCCTGAGAAGCTGCCGTCCTTCGGCCAGGACACGCCGCTGCAGCGCGCGGGACAGCCGGCGGAACTCGCCCCGGCCTACGTGCTCCTGGCCTCCGATCACGGTTCCTACATTTCCGGCGCCGTCTTGCCCGTCACTGGCGGCAAAGGCCTCTGA
- a CDS encoding solute carrier family 23 protein has protein sequence MSMLGTKWKLHGNGKSIRPGEVVRPDERLAWPLTIGVGMQHVVAMFGATFLVPIITGMPPATTLFFSGIGTLLFLVITKGQVPSYLGSSFAFIAPIMASQQQYGVAGALGGVVLAGVGLAIIGAVVQKFGAGWINRLMPPIVTGAIVGLIGLNLAPAAKNNFDAAPITALITLATIIVVSVFFRGILGRLSILVGVVVGYVVAMIRGEVDFAKVDSAAWVGLPFFQTPEFHVGVVGLFVPVVLVLVAENIGHVKSVSAMTGQNLDGVSGRALLADGAATVLAGMGGGSGTTTYAENIGVMAATKVYSTAAYWIAGAFAVILSFSPKFGELIATVPAGVLGGAATMLYGMIGVLGVKIWVQNKVNFSNPINLTTAAVALIVGIADYTWTIGELVFTGIALGSAAALVIYHGMTAIAKARGTVAEPETEGPVAAATAAVKRAPKKRR, from the coding sequence ATGAGCATGCTCGGTACCAAATGGAAGCTTCACGGCAACGGCAAGTCCATCCGCCCCGGTGAGGTCGTCAGGCCGGATGAGCGCCTTGCCTGGCCGCTGACCATCGGCGTCGGGATGCAGCACGTGGTCGCCATGTTCGGCGCCACCTTCCTGGTCCCGATCATTACGGGCATGCCCCCGGCCACCACGCTCTTCTTCTCCGGCATCGGCACGCTGCTGTTCCTGGTCATCACGAAGGGACAGGTCCCCAGCTACCTCGGGTCCAGCTTCGCCTTCATCGCACCGATCATGGCCTCGCAGCAGCAGTACGGCGTCGCGGGCGCGCTCGGCGGCGTTGTGCTGGCCGGCGTCGGGCTGGCGATCATCGGCGCGGTGGTGCAGAAGTTCGGTGCCGGCTGGATCAACCGCCTGATGCCGCCCATCGTCACCGGCGCCATCGTGGGGCTGATCGGCCTCAACCTCGCCCCGGCAGCCAAGAACAACTTCGACGCCGCCCCGATCACTGCCCTCATCACCCTGGCCACGATCATCGTCGTCAGCGTCTTCTTCCGCGGAATCCTGGGCCGGCTGAGCATCCTCGTCGGCGTTGTGGTGGGCTACGTCGTGGCGATGATCCGCGGCGAAGTGGACTTCGCCAAGGTGGACTCCGCCGCCTGGGTGGGGCTGCCGTTCTTCCAGACCCCAGAATTCCATGTCGGCGTCGTTGGGCTGTTCGTGCCGGTGGTCCTGGTCCTCGTGGCGGAGAACATCGGCCACGTGAAGTCGGTGTCCGCCATGACCGGCCAGAACCTCGACGGCGTCTCCGGGCGGGCGCTGCTGGCCGACGGCGCCGCAACAGTGCTTGCCGGCATGGGCGGCGGGTCTGGCACCACCACCTACGCGGAAAACATCGGCGTTATGGCCGCCACCAAGGTCTACTCGACGGCGGCCTACTGGATTGCCGGTGCCTTCGCCGTGATCCTGAGCTTCTCGCCCAAGTTCGGCGAGCTCATCGCCACCGTCCCGGCGGGCGTGCTGGGCGGCGCGGCGACGATGCTCTACGGCATGATCGGCGTCCTGGGCGTCAAGATCTGGGTGCAGAACAAGGTGAACTTCTCCAACCCGATCAACCTGACCACGGCCGCCGTCGCGCTGATCGTTGGCATCGCCGACTACACCTGGACCATCGGCGAACTGGTGTTCACCGGCATCGCCCTCGGCTCCGCAGCGGCGCTGGTGATCTACCACGGCATGACGGCGATCGCGAAGGCCCGCGGAACCGTGGCCGAGCCGGAAACTGAAGGACCCGTGGCCGCCGCCACGGCCGCCGTGAAGCGCGCACCGAAGAAGCGCCGCTAA
- a CDS encoding malonic semialdehyde reductase, protein MTIAHDEAVIDAAAVDAIFAEARTANAFTGEVTDEQARAIYELTKFGPTAFNSQPLRVTYVRSDEARATLVETLANGNRAKTATAPLVAILSYDTSWQEQWDNFLPGYNAPKAMYDAAPDLAAATGNNNAHLQAGYFILAVRSLGFSAGPMTGADFTAIDEAFFPDGGQKSFLVVNIGQPAADAWGAAKPKFAYDDVVRTV, encoded by the coding sequence ATGACCATCGCCCATGACGAAGCAGTAATCGACGCCGCCGCAGTGGACGCCATCTTTGCCGAGGCCCGCACCGCCAACGCCTTCACCGGGGAAGTCACCGACGAGCAGGCCCGGGCCATCTACGAACTCACCAAGTTCGGTCCCACCGCGTTCAACTCCCAGCCGCTGCGCGTGACCTACGTCCGGTCCGACGAGGCCCGCGCCACCCTGGTCGAAACCCTCGCCAACGGCAACCGCGCTAAAACCGCCACCGCACCGCTAGTCGCCATCCTCAGCTACGACACGTCCTGGCAGGAACAGTGGGACAACTTCCTGCCCGGCTACAACGCGCCAAAGGCCATGTACGACGCCGCCCCGGACCTCGCCGCGGCCACCGGCAACAACAACGCCCACCTGCAGGCCGGCTACTTCATCCTCGCTGTCCGGTCCCTCGGCTTCTCCGCCGGACCCATGACGGGCGCGGACTTCACCGCGATTGACGAGGCGTTCTTCCCCGACGGCGGCCAGAAGAGCTTCCTCGTCGTCAACATCGGACAGCCTGCGGCCGACGCCTGGGGCGCGGCGAAGCCGAAGTTCGCATACGACGACGTCGTCCGCACCGTCTGA
- a CDS encoding GGDEF domain-containing protein, whose amino-acid sequence MTLDTLSLRVALAVVDLTLLLLFYFITFRRTRSTYSGSWCLALLFFLSGNAAYLLDGTPHQVWANPLGNVFLVAGASSIWAGARSLRTTVPKIWYLAAGPAITALASALDQPATNVWSGGPAYLGFMGLLIGLACRELFLLDRHFSRVHRTLAVGSGFLAAFYLGRLVTYILEGPDGAVFLTVFGSVPATVTSAVIMVVASFTMAELSYEQQTQDLRARATVDGLTGLLNRTAFLDLAEDELRRLTRARTTASLILADLDHFKAINDEFGHSAGDTALQAFAEACTSTVRSTDLVGRYGGEEFIILLPGVTPETAAEIARDISARLQASASTVIPRLPTSSYGISSTAPGRVDLDAMIASADAALYRAKTLGRDRSVLAGNLEAEPV is encoded by the coding sequence ATGACGCTTGACACCTTATCTTTGCGTGTCGCCCTGGCGGTGGTCGACCTGACCCTGCTGCTGCTCTTCTACTTCATCACTTTCCGCCGGACACGGTCCACCTACAGCGGCTCGTGGTGCCTGGCGCTCCTGTTCTTCCTGTCCGGCAATGCTGCGTATCTGCTGGACGGGACGCCGCACCAGGTCTGGGCCAACCCGTTGGGGAACGTGTTTCTCGTAGCCGGCGCGTCCAGCATCTGGGCGGGCGCCCGTTCGCTGCGCACCACGGTCCCCAAGATCTGGTATCTGGCGGCCGGGCCGGCCATTACTGCCCTGGCGTCGGCGCTGGACCAGCCTGCCACGAACGTGTGGTCAGGCGGCCCGGCCTATCTGGGATTCATGGGCCTGCTGATTGGCCTCGCCTGCCGCGAACTGTTCCTGCTGGACCGGCACTTCTCGCGCGTGCACCGCACATTGGCCGTGGGCTCCGGCTTCCTCGCGGCGTTCTATCTGGGCCGTCTGGTCACCTATATTCTCGAGGGACCCGACGGGGCGGTGTTTCTGACCGTCTTTGGATCCGTCCCGGCGACAGTCACTTCGGCCGTGATCATGGTTGTGGCGTCCTTCACGATGGCGGAGCTGAGCTATGAGCAGCAGACCCAGGATCTCCGTGCCCGCGCCACCGTGGACGGGCTGACCGGGCTGCTAAACCGCACGGCGTTCCTGGACCTGGCCGAGGACGAACTGCGCCGCCTCACCAGGGCCCGGACCACGGCGTCGCTGATCCTGGCGGACCTGGATCACTTCAAGGCCATCAATGACGAGTTCGGCCATTCGGCGGGTGACACCGCCCTGCAGGCATTCGCGGAGGCCTGCACGTCCACCGTCCGTTCCACCGACCTTGTGGGCCGCTACGGCGGCGAGGAATTCATCATCCTCCTGCCGGGCGTGACGCCGGAAACGGCCGCTGAAATTGCCAGGGACATCAGCGCCCGGCTGCAGGCGTCGGCGTCGACGGTCATCCCCCGCCTTCCTACGTCCAGCTACGGCATCTCGTCGACCGCGCCCGGCCGTGTGGATCTTGACGCGATGATCGCCTCCGCGGACGCCGCTCTTTACCGGGCCAAGACCCTGGGCCGCGACCGCTCGGTGCTCGCCGGCAACCTCGAGGCAGAACCCGTCTGA
- the pgm gene encoding phosphoglucomutase (alpha-D-glucose-1,6-bisphosphate-dependent), producing MASRAGTVAQPQDLVDLTALLDAYYDVSPDLGDPGQRVAFGTSGHRGSSLKASFNEPHILAITQAIVEYRAGQGITGPLYMAKDTHGLSEPAQNSALEVLAANGVHVLIDARHGYTPTPALSHAILTHNRNAAPGAPQADGIVVTPSHNPPGDGGFKYNPPHGGPADTDATGWIANRANELLENGLRGVKRIPVADALAAGTTGKFDFLSSYVDDLPSVLDLNAIREAGVRIGADPMGGASVDYWGEIGERHHLNLTVVNPTVDPQWAFMTLDWDEKIRMDCSSPSAMASLINRMAVGADGSAPFDVATGNDADADRHGIVTPDGGLMNPNHYLAVAIDYLYRHRTGWNPQSVIGKTLVSSSIIDRVAESLGRKLVEVPVGFKWFVPGLLSGEGAFGGEESAGASFNKMDGSVWTTDKDGILLALLASEITAVTGKSPSQLYKGLTDQFGDPVYARIDAAATREQKTALGKLSPSDVTATELAGETITAKLTEAPGNGAAIGGLKVVTENAWFAARPSGTEDVYKIYAESFKGAEHLKQVQAEAKALVDGVIS from the coding sequence ATGGCTAGCCGCGCGGGCACTGTTGCCCAACCCCAAGACCTTGTTGATCTCACTGCGCTCCTGGATGCGTACTACGACGTTTCACCGGATCTGGGTGATCCCGGCCAGCGGGTGGCCTTCGGCACCTCCGGGCACCGGGGATCGAGCCTGAAGGCGTCCTTCAACGAACCCCATATCCTCGCCATCACGCAGGCGATCGTGGAATACCGGGCGGGCCAGGGCATCACCGGCCCCCTTTACATGGCGAAGGACACCCACGGCCTGAGCGAACCGGCGCAGAACTCCGCGCTCGAGGTGCTGGCAGCCAACGGCGTGCACGTCCTCATCGACGCCCGGCACGGCTACACGCCCACCCCCGCCCTAAGCCATGCGATTCTGACTCACAACCGCAATGCCGCCCCCGGCGCGCCGCAGGCTGACGGGATTGTGGTGACCCCCAGCCACAACCCGCCCGGCGACGGCGGATTCAAATACAACCCCCCGCACGGCGGCCCCGCCGACACCGACGCCACCGGCTGGATTGCCAACCGCGCCAACGAACTCCTCGAAAACGGTTTGCGCGGCGTCAAGCGGATCCCCGTGGCCGACGCCCTCGCCGCCGGGACCACCGGCAAGTTCGACTTCCTCAGCAGCTACGTGGACGACCTCCCCTCCGTGCTGGACCTGAATGCCATCCGCGAGGCGGGCGTCCGGATCGGCGCGGACCCGATGGGCGGGGCGTCCGTGGATTACTGGGGCGAGATCGGCGAACGCCACCACCTGAACCTCACCGTGGTCAACCCGACCGTCGATCCGCAGTGGGCGTTCATGACGCTCGACTGGGACGAAAAAATCCGGATGGACTGCTCCTCGCCGTCGGCGATGGCCTCGCTGATCAACCGGATGGCTGTTGGTGCGGACGGGTCCGCACCCTTCGACGTCGCCACCGGCAACGACGCCGACGCCGACCGGCACGGGATCGTTACTCCGGACGGCGGGCTGATGAACCCGAACCACTACCTCGCCGTCGCCATTGACTACCTCTACCGCCACCGGACCGGCTGGAACCCGCAGTCCGTGATCGGCAAGACCCTGGTCTCCTCCTCGATCATCGACCGCGTGGCCGAAAGCCTGGGCCGCAAACTGGTCGAAGTCCCGGTGGGCTTCAAATGGTTCGTCCCGGGGCTGCTGTCCGGAGAAGGCGCCTTCGGCGGCGAGGAATCCGCCGGAGCCTCCTTCAACAAGATGGACGGCAGCGTCTGGACCACCGACAAGGACGGCATCCTGCTGGCCCTGCTGGCCTCGGAGATCACGGCAGTAACGGGCAAGTCACCGTCGCAGCTGTACAAGGGCCTCACCGACCAGTTCGGCGACCCGGTCTACGCCCGGATCGACGCGGCGGCCACCCGGGAGCAGAAGACGGCCCTCGGCAAGCTCTCGCCCTCGGACGTCACCGCGACAGAACTCGCGGGGGAAACCATCACCGCCAAGCTGACCGAAGCGCCCGGCAACGGGGCGGCGATCGGCGGGCTCAAGGTGGTCACCGAGAACGCCTGGTTCGCGGCCCGGCCCTCCGGCACCGAGGATGTCTACAAGATCTACGCCGAGTCCTTCAAGGGCGCCGAGCACCTCAAGCAGGTCCAAGCCGAGGCAAAGGCGCTGGTGGACGGGGTCATCTCCTAG
- a CDS encoding DUF4190 domain-containing protein has protein sequence MTDQPKPDKDETPEGYRPPSHIPAYESDVPAPPPGTSGYGQQGYGYQPSGTPDQAGEQFTQPTDQYGTPAQYGQQPYGQQPYSTASQYGQPGTPFNAYGQPAYYGVPPEPKGLSIASLCCGIAAFVGLGFFLLPQLAAVILGHMALKREPAGRGMAIAGLIMGYVGIALTILVIVLIVVGLAIGSSTYRGYGV, from the coding sequence ATGACTGACCAGCCGAAACCGGACAAAGACGAGACTCCTGAGGGCTACCGGCCGCCGTCGCACATTCCGGCGTACGAGTCCGACGTTCCTGCGCCGCCGCCGGGGACGTCGGGGTACGGGCAGCAGGGCTACGGCTACCAGCCGTCCGGAACGCCGGACCAGGCAGGCGAGCAGTTCACCCAGCCCACGGACCAGTACGGCACGCCGGCGCAGTACGGCCAGCAGCCCTATGGCCAGCAGCCGTACAGCACGGCGTCTCAGTACGGCCAGCCGGGCACCCCGTTCAACGCCTACGGCCAGCCGGCCTACTACGGTGTGCCGCCGGAACCCAAGGGCCTGAGCATCGCCAGCCTGTGCTGCGGCATCGCCGCCTTCGTGGGGCTGGGCTTCTTCCTCCTGCCGCAGCTCGCGGCGGTCATTCTTGGCCACATGGCCCTCAAGCGTGAGCCGGCGGGCAGGGGCATGGCCATCGCCGGCCTGATAATGGGCTATGTGGGGATCGCGCTGACCATTTTGGTGATTGTGCTCATCGTGGTGGGGCTGGCCATCGGCAGCTCAACCTACCGGGGGTACGGGGTCTAG
- a CDS encoding peptide MFS transporter — MSTTHLSRPPATTPGDTSFFGHPKMLASLFSVEMWERFSFYGMQGILLYYMYFTAAEGGLGIDKALAAGLVGAYGGGVYLSTILGAWLADRLFGSEKVLFGSAILIMAGHIGLALVPGIPGLITGLVLVGVGSGGLKANATALVGSLYREKDERRDAGFSIFYMGINAGALIGPLVTGWLQESQGFHWGFGAAAVGMGVGLVIYALGRKNLPESAHQVHNPLPADERTKYGLRFGAIAAVIAVLLATGIVNAENLAMSMAYAAIGASVLYFALIFSSKKVNGTERRRVGAFIPLYIASAAFWALFQQQFTFIAVYSEEKLDRNLFGWEMPAAWVQSINPVFIIIFAGVMAALWTRLGRKQPGSALKFSIGLFVMGLAFLAFIPLAGVGKTPLLALVGILFLFTLAELFLSPIGLSVTTKLAPEAFRTQMVALFFLSVSLGTTLAGMLSGLYNPEDELPYFIGIGGTAMLLAVGLAAASPAIKKLMGGVR, encoded by the coding sequence ATGAGCACAACTCATTTATCCCGTCCCCCCGCTACAACGCCGGGCGATACGTCCTTTTTTGGCCACCCAAAGATGCTGGCCAGCCTCTTCTCCGTAGAGATGTGGGAGCGCTTCTCCTTCTACGGCATGCAGGGCATCCTGCTCTACTACATGTACTTCACGGCCGCTGAGGGCGGCCTGGGGATCGACAAGGCCCTGGCCGCCGGCCTCGTCGGCGCGTACGGCGGCGGCGTGTACCTCTCCACCATCCTGGGTGCGTGGCTCGCGGACCGTCTCTTCGGTTCCGAAAAGGTGCTGTTCGGCTCCGCGATCCTGATCATGGCCGGCCACATCGGCCTCGCCCTCGTGCCGGGCATTCCCGGCCTGATCACCGGCCTGGTGCTTGTCGGCGTCGGCTCCGGCGGCCTGAAGGCCAACGCCACGGCCCTGGTGGGAAGCCTCTACCGGGAGAAAGACGAACGCCGCGACGCCGGATTCTCCATCTTCTACATGGGCATCAACGCCGGCGCGCTGATCGGCCCGCTTGTCACCGGCTGGCTGCAGGAAAGCCAGGGCTTCCACTGGGGCTTCGGCGCCGCCGCCGTCGGCATGGGCGTCGGACTGGTCATCTACGCGCTGGGCCGCAAGAACCTGCCCGAGTCGGCGCACCAGGTGCACAACCCGCTGCCCGCCGACGAGCGCACCAAGTACGGCCTGCGCTTCGGCGCCATTGCCGCCGTGATCGCCGTGCTTTTGGCTACCGGAATCGTGAATGCGGAGAACCTGGCCATGTCCATGGCCTACGCGGCCATCGGCGCGTCCGTGCTCTACTTCGCCCTGATCTTCAGCAGCAAGAAGGTCAACGGCACCGAACGCCGGCGCGTCGGGGCATTCATCCCGCTGTACATCGCCTCGGCCGCATTCTGGGCACTGTTCCAGCAGCAGTTCACCTTCATCGCCGTGTACTCGGAGGAGAAGCTGGACCGGAATCTGTTCGGCTGGGAAATGCCGGCGGCCTGGGTCCAGTCCATCAATCCGGTGTTCATCATCATCTTCGCCGGCGTGATGGCTGCCCTCTGGACCCGGCTCGGCCGTAAACAGCCCGGCTCGGCGCTGAAGTTCTCGATCGGCCTCTTCGTTATGGGCCTTGCCTTCCTGGCCTTCATCCCGCTGGCCGGCGTCGGCAAGACCCCGCTGCTGGCGCTGGTGGGAATCCTGTTCCTGTTCACGCTCGCGGAGCTGTTCCTGTCCCCCATTGGCCTGTCCGTGACCACCAAGCTGGCGCCGGAAGCCTTCCGCACCCAGATGGTGGCGCTGTTCTTCCTCTCGGTGTCGCTGGGCACCACCCTGGCCGGCATGCTCTCCGGCCTGTACAACCCGGAGGACGAACTGCCTTACTTCATCGGCATCGGCGGCACGGCCATGCTGCTGGCCGTCGGTCTGGCCGCGGCCTCGCCGGCGATCAAGAAGCTGATGGGCGGCGTACGCTGA
- a CDS encoding alcohol dehydrogenase catalytic domain-containing protein — MKITGAVLEEIGRPRPFADSTPITISELELDGPGPTEILVRIEAAGICHSDLSVVDGNRVRPVPMLLGHEAAGRVVEVGSEVTDLAPGQRVVMSFLPRCEQCENCAEDGRLPCTAGSKSNGEGTLLHGSMHLDRGGEKIFHHLGVSGFATHAVVDRASAVPVGDDIPADVAAVLGCAVLTGGGAVLNAARPGPQDSIMIVGLGGVGMAALITAISQGVSRIVAVDTLEEKLEHARRLGAHETYTPQQVLAEGVKARYVIECAGNPRAFETAFAATAVGGTTITAGLPHPDARAQISPLTVTAEARTIVGSYLGSAVPSRDIPKYAQLWREGKLPVEELISSRIALADINQAMDQLADGKAVRQVIMFDAG, encoded by the coding sequence ATGAAGATTACCGGCGCAGTACTTGAGGAAATCGGCCGCCCCCGACCGTTCGCGGATTCCACGCCCATCACCATCTCCGAGCTGGAGCTTGACGGCCCAGGCCCCACGGAAATCCTGGTCAGGATCGAGGCTGCCGGCATCTGCCACTCGGACCTGAGCGTTGTGGACGGCAACCGGGTGCGTCCGGTGCCGATGCTGCTGGGGCATGAGGCCGCGGGGCGGGTCGTCGAGGTCGGCTCCGAGGTGACGGACCTCGCCCCGGGCCAGCGCGTGGTGATGTCCTTCCTGCCCCGCTGCGAACAGTGCGAGAACTGCGCCGAAGACGGCCGGCTCCCCTGCACGGCAGGTTCGAAAAGCAACGGTGAAGGCACCCTTCTGCACGGATCGATGCACCTGGACCGCGGCGGCGAGAAGATCTTCCATCACCTGGGCGTCTCGGGCTTCGCCACGCATGCCGTAGTAGACCGCGCCTCGGCCGTCCCGGTGGGCGATGACATCCCGGCGGACGTCGCCGCCGTCCTCGGCTGCGCCGTGCTGACCGGAGGCGGTGCCGTCCTGAACGCCGCCCGGCCCGGGCCGCAGGACAGCATCATGATCGTGGGGCTTGGCGGCGTGGGGATGGCCGCGCTGATCACGGCAATCTCCCAGGGTGTGTCACGGATCGTTGCCGTGGACACGCTGGAGGAAAAACTCGAGCACGCCCGCCGCCTCGGAGCCCACGAGACCTACACGCCGCAGCAGGTCCTGGCGGAAGGCGTCAAGGCCAGATACGTGATCGAATGCGCCGGGAACCCGCGCGCCTTCGAAACGGCGTTCGCCGCGACCGCCGTGGGCGGCACCACCATCACCGCGGGACTGCCGCACCCCGACGCCCGCGCCCAGATCTCGCCGCTGACCGTCACCGCCGAGGCCCGCACAATCGTCGGCAGCTACCTCGGCTCCGCAGTGCCCTCACGGGACATTCCCAAGTACGCCCAGCTCTGGCGGGAAGGGAAACTGCCGGTCGAAGAGCTCATCTCCTCGCGCATCGCGCTGGCGGACATCAACCAGGCCATGGACCAGCTGGCCGACGGAAAGGCTGTTCGCCAGGTCATCATGTTCGACGCCGGGTAG
- a CDS encoding amidase, protein MAEIHELSAVELRDALRSGELSSRQATGHFLDRIAAENRHLGAFITVTAEQALLDAAAADESHARAVRGGTVLAPLHGMPVAFKDLSDVAGVVTTHGSAALDHKPALTDGALVATLKGAGVVSLGKTQVPEFGLTAYSENRIAPPSRNPYALSRSSGGSSGGSAAAVAAGLVPFAPGSDGGGSVRIPAAACGLVGLKPGRGLAPAGESTGDPAGLVVSGPLARTAADAALLLDAMVPRTGPGPGKSAPGYLELAAQDPPKLRIGVSLDSPWQTIFPFTPDAEAMDALAEGIRRLEAAGHETSEASIRYDNRYPGAFTTAWTAAVGDARITPQREALLAPLTRTFRRRAQQHGPAKLAESLGFLHQFRRDTIAQYAAWDLMLMPALAQTPRPVGWFTGAAHGDGYWPAAEWAGDADGDYRKQCEYAPWSSMVNVCGLPAISIPVHWTGGATGAGLPMGVQLIGPMGSESLLLQLAAQVGC, encoded by the coding sequence GTGGCTGAGATCCACGAACTCTCCGCCGTGGAGCTGCGCGACGCCCTGCGTTCCGGCGAGCTGTCCTCGCGGCAGGCCACGGGGCATTTCCTGGACCGCATCGCCGCTGAAAACCGCCACCTTGGCGCCTTCATCACCGTCACCGCGGAACAGGCCCTGCTGGACGCGGCCGCGGCGGACGAGTCCCACGCCCGGGCCGTGCGCGGGGGGACCGTCCTGGCGCCGCTGCACGGGATGCCGGTGGCCTTCAAGGACCTGTCGGACGTCGCCGGCGTCGTGACCACCCACGGCAGCGCCGCCCTGGACCACAAGCCCGCCCTGACCGACGGCGCCCTCGTCGCCACCCTTAAGGGCGCGGGCGTGGTCTCACTGGGCAAGACCCAGGTTCCGGAGTTCGGGCTGACGGCGTACAGCGAGAACCGGATCGCGCCACCCTCGCGGAATCCCTACGCCCTCAGCCGCAGCTCGGGGGGTTCCAGCGGCGGCAGCGCCGCAGCGGTGGCAGCCGGGCTAGTTCCCTTTGCCCCCGGTTCCGACGGCGGCGGTTCGGTCCGCATCCCTGCCGCCGCGTGCGGGCTCGTGGGCCTCAAGCCAGGCCGCGGGCTGGCTCCGGCGGGCGAGAGCACCGGCGACCCTGCCGGACTGGTGGTGTCCGGGCCGCTGGCCCGTACTGCGGCGGATGCCGCGCTGCTGCTCGACGCCATGGTCCCCCGAACCGGCCCCGGACCCGGCAAGTCCGCGCCCGGCTACCTTGAACTCGCCGCCCAGGACCCGCCCAAGCTCCGGATCGGAGTGAGCCTGGATAGCCCCTGGCAGACGATCTTCCCCTTCACCCCCGACGCCGAGGCGATGGACGCCCTTGCCGAAGGCATCCGGCGGCTGGAAGCGGCGGGGCACGAAACCTCGGAAGCCTCCATCCGCTACGACAACCGCTACCCGGGCGCGTTCACCACAGCCTGGACCGCCGCCGTCGGGGATGCCCGGATCACGCCCCAGCGCGAGGCGCTCCTGGCGCCGCTGACACGGACATTCCGGCGCCGCGCGCAGCAACACGGGCCCGCCAAACTCGCCGAATCCCTCGGATTCCTGCACCAGTTTCGCCGGGACACGATCGCCCAGTACGCCGCCTGGGATTTGATGCTGATGCCCGCGCTGGCGCAGACCCCACGCCCGGTGGGCTGGTTCACCGGGGCCGCCCACGGCGACGGGTACTGGCCGGCGGCCGAATGGGCGGGGGATGCCGACGGCGATTACCGCAAGCAGTGCGAATACGCGCCTTGGTCGTCCATGGTGAACGTGTGCGGGCTGCCCGCCATCAGCATTCCGGTGCACTGGACCGGCGGGGCAACGGGTGCCGGGCTGCCGATGGGGGTCCAGCTGATCGGGCCGATGGGTTCCGAGTCGCTGCTGCTGCAGCTGGCCGCACAAGTAGGGTGCTAG